One Oncorhynchus mykiss isolate Arlee chromosome 25, USDA_OmykA_1.1, whole genome shotgun sequence genomic window, GTGAGGACACTGGGGTGAGTTAGGAACAGCTGGTGAGGACACTGAGATGAGTCAGGAACAGCTGGTGAGGACACTGGGGTGAGTTACGAACAGCTGGTGAGGACACAGGGATGAGTTAGGAACAGCTGGTGAGGACACTGGGGTGAGTTAGGAACAGCTGGTGAGGACACTGGGGTGAGTCAGGAACAGCTCGTGAGGACACTGGGATGAGTTAGGAACAGCTGTTGAGGACACTGGGATGAGTTAGGAACAGCTGGTGAGGACACTGGGGTGAGTTAGGAACAGCTGGTGAGGACACTGGGATGAGTCAGGAACAGCTGGTGAGGACACTGGGATGAGTCAGGAACAGCTGGTGAGGACACTGGGATCAGTCAAGAGGACTTCTGTATAAATGCTTGATGTTCTGGTCTTTATGTAAAATTAGGGCTGGGAGTCGATTCCCAAAGTAACTGATTCCCGGTTCCTTGAGAATacacaaacatcaatgacatcacCCTGCCCCGATCCACCTGTTCTCagccttcttcttcctcttcttcttcttcgacTCTCTAGGCTGCAGAATGGATTTTATAATGACGTatgttttttcccccaacaccactttccatcaatgtgtatagcagaccctcatgccagattgagcttttttgaaatcaacaaagcatgagaagactttgcctttgtttttgtttttttgtttgtcagttagggtgtgcagggtgaatacatggtctgttgtacggtaatttggcaaaaagccaatttgacatttgctcagtacattgttttcactgaggaaatgtacgagtatgctgttaatgataatgcagaggactttcccaaggttactgttgacgcatatcccacggtagttattggggttagggttagggattggggtgatcagtccttggttccaaatattttGGAAGATGCCAGCTAAGGATGATAAAGAGTTTAAGAATAGCCAAATGGAATTTGTGGTCCGTATATTTCATAATttaattgaggataccatcaacaccacaggcctttttgggttggagggtttgtattttgtcctgtagctcattcaaggtaattggagaatccagtgggttctggtagtctttaatagttcaTTCTAAGagttgtatttgatcatgtatatgtttttgctgtttgttctttgttatagagccaatcagattggagaagtggtttacccatacatctccattttggatagacaACTCTTTATGGTGTTGTTcatttagtgttttccaattttcccagaagttgttagagtctatggattatTCAATGACATTGAGcggatttctgacgtgctgttccttctttttccgtagtgtatttctgtattgtttcagTGATTCACCATAGCAAAGGCgtaggttttctgggtctctatgtttttggttggacaggtttctacATTTTtgtcttagatttttgcattcttcatcaaaccatttgtcattgttgttaaggTGGCGCAATACACTGCTAAGATCTgacaccttttctctctctctctctctctgtctctctctctgtctctctctctcgctctctctctctctacctctctctctctctacctctctctctctctatctatctctctctctacctctgtctctctctctacctctctctctccctacctctgtctctctctctacctctgtctctctctctctctctctacctttctctctctacctctctctctctacctctctctctctctctctctctacctctctctctctctctctctctctctctctacctctctctctctctctctctctctctctctctctctctctctctctctctctctctctacctctctctctctctctctctacctctctctctctctctctctctttacctctctaggCTGCAGAGCTGGCAGAGTACACTGCTAAGATCTgacaccttttctctctctctctctaggctgcAGAGCTGGCAGAGTACACTGCTAAGATCGCCCTGCTGGAGGAGGCCAAGAGGTTCCAGGAGGAAGAGGCTGAAACATGGCAGAGCAGGGTGAGTCTCCTTCCCTTGGGCACCATCAGCATGTCCTCATACACTTCAACTCTGAGGGATCAACTGAACGTGAAAGCTAAACCATAGCGATCCTAGCCAGCCACTGTTAATGcaaaaaaagggctttatgagTCAATTTGATTGAATTATTGATAGATTTGaacatttaccaccttcacaagtgcagtcttagtgctatgatggggtctaaaaccagactgaagcatttcgtatacattgtttgtcttcaggaaggcagtgagttgctgcgcaacagccttttccaacatttttgagaggaatgaaagattcgatataggccgattagttttttatattttctgggtcaagattaggctttttcaagagaggctttattactgccacttttagtgagtttggtacacatctggtggatagagagccgatTTATTATGtccaacataggagggccaagcacaggaagcagctctttcagtagtttagttggaatagggtccagtatgcagcttgaaggtttagaggccatgattattttcatcattgtgtcaagagatatagtactaaacccttttccatctctctctctctctctctctctgtctctgtctctgtctctgtctctgtctctgtctctctctctctctctctctctctctctctctctctctctctctctctctctgtctctctgtctctctgtctctctgtctctctgtctctgtctctgtctctgtctctgtctctgtctgtctctctctctctctctctctctcttccccccccagGCTAGGGAGGTACAGGAGGATCTTCTGAAGACTAAGGAGGAGCTTCACCTGGTAATGGCCGCCCCCGCTGCCATCCCAGCCCCTCCCTCACCTGACAGCAGCGACAGCAGCCACAGTGACCAGGAGGAAAGCGAGGAGAACAGCACGTACAGCGCTGAGCTGCAGCAGCAGGACATCAACGACCACCGGGAGGAGGAGGAGCGTGTTACCGAGGCCGAGAAGAACAAACGCATTCAGGCACAACTAATGGTGAGTCTCAGTCCATCTGGGGCCCTGTGGTCTCTGGGGCGCTGTGGTCTCTGGTGGGCTGTGGTCTCTGGTGGGCTGTGGTCTCTGGGGCCCTGTGGGCTGTGGTCTCTTGTGGGCTGTGGCCTCTGGGGCCCTGTGGGCTGTGGTCTCTGGTAGGCTGTGGTCTCTGGTAGGCTGTGGTCTCTGGGGCCCTGTGGTCTCTAGGGCCCTGTGGTCTCTGGTGGGCTGTGGTCTCTGGGGGGCTGTGGTCTCTGGGGCCCTGTGGGCTGTGGTCTCTGGTAGGCTGTGGTCTCTGGGGCCCTGTGGTCTCTAGGGCCCTGTGGTCTCTAGGGCCCTGTGGTCTCTGGTGGGCTGTGGTCTCTGGTAGGCTGTGGTCTCTGGGGCCCTGTGGTCTCTAGGGCCCTGTGGTCTCTGGTGGGCTGTGGTCTCTGGTAGGCTGTGGTCTCTGGGGCCCTGTGGTCTCTGGGGCCCTGTGGGTTGTGGTCTCTAGGGCCCTATGGGAAATAGCCTTCTACTTAGGATGCATCCAATGCTTTTAAAGTAACTGCTCAGTGTTTCCAGAGTTCTGTGAAATATGACCTAATTACTTACGAGTAAAAGCAGCTTTTTAcatgttggaatggtgtgggcatataccggtcattaaaaatattcatgcaggtagaccgctgattggccagctcatcctcctcagggAGATGACATCATGTTCTATGAGGAAATGTCAAGCATTATTAAAATTATCTGtttgaggtggggggggggggggggggggggttaatgtgtttttctccaatttatgctttgtacaaaacatacaaatatagaacaagtcaacaacattatttgtgTACGAGTTAAGAGACtatgaacttttaaaagtgagatttttttACTGGGCGTTTACCCTTTCTGTCTGCAGTCCCTGAGTGCTGACCTGGCCGAGACCAGAGACGACACCATGAAGACCCAGAACGACCTGCTCCACACGGAGAACGTCCGCGCTGGCCGAGACAAGTACAAGACCCTGCGGCAAATCCGTATGGGTAACACCAAACAGAGAGTTGACGAGTTTGAATCCTTgtagaccacagagagagagagagagggggagagagagagagagagagagagagagggggagagagagagagagagagggagagagagacagacagagagggggggggggggggggagagagagagagagagagagagggagagagagggagagagagggagagagagggagagagagggagagagagggagagagagagcgagagagagagggagagagagtgagagaggggggggagagagagagggagggatggagtaagtgagagacagagatggaaagagagagggagagagatactgagatggagagagagaaggagagagagagagactgagatggagagagagagggagagagatactgagatggagagagagaaggagagagagagagagactgagatggagagagaatggtCCTGGAGAAAACTTTAAACAAGAAACCGTACCTTGTTAGTCCATAGGAAGCTTTGGTAGAAGTAATACCGCTCTCAGAGATAGCGTTGccctttttaaaaaaataaaaaataactgatCATGAAACAAAGTAgtaactatttttttttttttttttttttttttttttatccaaacaAATTCTTAAAGAGAAAATGAATGATTCCTCATTTTAATGACGTGTCGTTTTGTCTCTTCAATAGATATAGCTAGGAGGGGAAAGAGAGCAAGTTGTTTTCGATGATCATTATTTCCAAATGATTCACTGATACACCATATACTGTCAAcatgcattggtgtgtgtgtatgtggttaaAATGAACCATACATtgctatatttaaaaaaaaaaaactatggtAGCTTCTTCAGTAATCAGTGTCTTCACAAGACCCTGACTCTATCTATACATACCAAAATAAGAATGATTGAATGCACGTTATAAATATATTGATTACCAATCGTATGTGATTACACAATGACTTAAGTAAAGAAATGACTCAGTAGGTTGTATTGATCAGAAGAGGGTGCTGAGTGTCACTCCTTCCTTTGATATAGGATGTATCCCAGATCCCTGtcccctttatagtgccctacatTCACTAGGGGCCCACcctatcccctttatagtgccctacatTCACCAGGGGCCCACcctatcccctttatagtgccctacatTCACCAGGGGCCCACcctatcccctttatagtgccctacatTCACCAGGGGCCCACcctatcccctttatagtgcactacattcacCAGGGGCCCACCCTATCCCCTTTGTAGTGCCCTACATTCACCAGGGCCCACCCTGtcccctttatagtgccctacatTCACCAGGGCCCACcctatcccctttatagtgccctacatTCACCAGGGCCCACcctatcccctttatagtgccctacatTCACCAGGGCCCACcctatcccctttatagtgcactcctttcaCCAGCgcccaccctattccctttatagtgcactccatTCACCAGGGCCCACcctatcccctttatagtgccctacatTCACCAGGGCCCACCCTATCCCCTTTATAGTGGCCTACATTCACCGGAACCCGATCACTAATAAGGGGATATGGGACGGTAGATTGATTTATTTAATTTTGGCCATTAAACAACAACAGCATTTTGCCTGGGTTGCAGCTGTATATTGAAGAGAACCAATTGACTATAAAGATTGTACTGATGATTATTTGAGATATCGTATGCCTGTCATGTGCTCGGGAGACGACCATTATCTTGGCCTCACACTGTTCAATTAAAAAACATCAATCAAGTTTGTTTGATTTCTTCATGTTTTGTTATTGAGGTAGAGCCTATTAATGAACTGGACAACCTGTTTGTTATTGAGGTAGAGCCTATTAATGAACTAAACAACCTGTTTGTTATTGAGGTAGAGCCTATTAATGAACTGGACAACCTGTTTGTTATTGAGGTAGAGCCTATTAATGAACTGGACAACCTGTTTGTTATTGAGGTAGAGCCTATTAATGAACTAAACAACCTGTTTGTTATTGAGGTAGAGCCTATTAATGAACTGGACAATATGTTTGTTATtgagagttgcaaagaaaaagccatatctcagactggccaataaaaagaaaagattaagatggcaaaagaacacagacactggacagaggagctctgcctagaaggccagcatcccggagtcgcctcttcactgttgacgttgagactggtgttttgcggggtactaattaatgaagctgccatttctgatcaatttgatgctattttaaatggaccaaaaaatgtgcttttctttaaaaaacaaggacatttttctaagtgaccccaaacttttcatAATGCTTGCAATTGTGCATCCCACAAACATGTATAACAACGGTAGGATACTGACCATGTTGTAGCCTATTTGCTGTGTGTGTTATTAACTACCATGTCATATTAAATCGGCTAGGGAGACATTGTAAAGTGTGACTACAAAAAACAATGGCCCAGATTATAGAGAAAATGTTCCTGGTTCAATTAGAAAACAGATTAGAGAGAATATTTCTGGTCCCGTTCAGATGAAAGACAGAGCGCTGTTGAGTTCATCTTATAGCTGCTGTCCACATTGAGGCATACATCCACATCCGCTCTGGACCAGAGCTAGATCCATATGCTCCTAGTAACACCCTGAACCAGAGCTACAACCATATGCTCCTAGTAACACCCTGAACCAGAGCTACAACCATATGCTCCtagtaacaccctggaccagagctagaccCACATGCTCCtagtaacaccctggaccagagctagatcCATATGCTCCTAGTAACACCCTGAACCAGAGCTACATAGATATGCTCCTAGTAACACCCTGGAACAGAGCTAGATCCATATGCTCCtagtaacaccctggaccagagctagatcCATATGCTCCTAGTAACACCCTGAACCAGAGCTACATAGATATGCTCTtagtaacaccctggaccagagctagaccCACATGCTCCTAGTAACACCCTGAACCAGAGCTACGTCCATATGCTCCtagtaacaccctggaccagagctagatcCATATGCTCCTAGTAACACCCTGAACCAGAGCTACATAGATATGCTCCTAGTAACACCCTGGAACAGAGCTAGATCCATATGCTCCtagtaacaccctggaccagagctacatCCATATGCTCCtagtaacaccctggaccagagctacatAGAGATGCTCCtagtaacaccctggaccagagctagaccCACATGATCCtagtaacaccctggaccagagctacatAGATATGAGCTtagtaacaccctggaccagagctacgtCCATATGCTCCtagtaacaccctggaccagagctagatcCATATGCTCCTAGTAACACCCTGAACCAGAGCTACATAGATATGCTCCTAGTAACACCCTGGAACAGAGCTAGATCCATATGCTCCTGACAAGATGACCAAATAGGGAAAGACATCCCACCGAGCCGTGGGGATGCTGCTGAAAGAACAGACGTCCCACTCCGCCGTGGGAGTGGTGCCCTGAAAAGGATCGTGAAGGTTTTCTATAACCACAGAGTCCGTTAAGGAGGAAGTTAAAAACCTGGTAGATGTTTAACAAGACGAGAGCAAGTCTGTCTCCAAGGGAACTAACTCTCCAATCGTGATGAAGAAACAGAACGTGCGTACCCTCGTTCTCATCATGAGCATCTTTACCTACCTGCTGGTCGGGGCAGCCGTCTTCGACACTCTGGAGTCGAAACAAGAGAGAAGCCAAAAGAGAAAGCTGGACGAGAGGAAGTGGGAGTTAATACAGAAATACAACTTGACCAAAGTGAACTTTGACGAGCTCGAAGTCGTGATGCTGCAACTGAAACCGCACAAAGCCGGGGTGCAGTGGAAATTCGCCGGATCTTTTTACTTCGCTATCACTGTGATAACTACAATAGGTAAGCTATGCTAACGTCTCCTCAGAGGGTTTCTATCACTGTGATAACTACAATAGGTAAGCTATGCTAACGTCTCCTCAGGTGTTTCTATCACTGTGATAACTACAATATGTTAGCGTAGCTAACGTCTCCTCAGAGGGTTTCTATCACTGTGATAACTACAATAGGTAAGCTATGCTAACGTCTCCTCAGGGGGTTCTATCACTGTGATAACTACAATAGGTAAGCTATGCTAACGTCTCCTCAGAGGGTTCTATCACTGTGATAACTACAATAGGTAAGCTATGCTAACGTCTCCTCAGAGGGTTCTATCACTGTGATAACTACAATAGGTAAGCTAAGCTAACGTCTCCTCAGAGGGTTCTATCACTGTGATAACTACAATAGGTAAGCTAAGCTAACGTCTCCTCAGGGGGTTCTATCACTGATAACTACAATAGGTAAGCTATGCTAACGTCTCCTCAGAGGGTTCTATCACTGTGATAACTACAATAGGTAAGCTATGCTAACGTCTCCTCAGAGGGTTTCTATCACTGTGATAACTACAATATGTAAGCTATGCTAACGTCTCCTCAGGGGGTTCTATCACTGTGATAACTACAATAGGTAAGCTATGCTAACGTCTCCTCAGAGGGTTCTATCACTGTGATAACTACAATAGGTAAGCTATGCTAACGTCTCCTCAGAGGGTTCTATCACTGTGATAACTACAATAGGTAAGCTAAGCTAACGTCTCCTCAGAGGGTTCTATCACTGTGATAACTACAATAGGTAAGCTAAGCTAACGTGTCCTCAGGAGTTTCTATCACTGTGATAACTACAATATGTAAGCTACGCTAACGTCTCCTCAGAGGGTTCTATCACTGTGATAACTACAATAGGTAAGCTACGCTAACGTCTCCTCAGGGGGTTCTATCACTGATAACTACAATAGGTAAGCTATGCTAACGTCTCCTCAGAGGGTTTCTATCACTGTGATAACTACAATATGTAAGCTACGCTAACGTCTCCTCAGGGGGTTCTATCACTGTGATAACTACAATAGGTAAGCTATGCTAACGTCTCCTCAGAGGGTTTCTATCACTGTGATAACTACAATATGTACGCTATGCTAACGTCTCCTCAGAGGGTTCTATCACTGTGATAACTACAATAGGTAAGCTATGCTAACGTCTCCTCAGAGGGTTCTATCACTGTGATAACTACAATAGGTAAGCTAAGCTAACGTCTCCTCAGAGGGTTCTATCACTGTGATAACTACAATAGGTAAGCTAAGCTAACGTGTCCTCAGGAGTTTCTATCACTGTGATAACTACAATATGTAAGCTACGCTAACGTCTCCTCAGAGGGTTCTATCACTGTGATAACTACAATAGGTAAGCTACGCTAACGTCTCCTCAGGGGGTTCTATCACTGATAACTACAATAGGTAAGCTATGCTAACGTCTCCTCAGAGGGTTTCTATCACTGTGATAACTACAATATGTACGCTACGCTAACGTCTCCTCAGAGGGTTTCTATCACTGTGATAACTACAATATGTACGCTATGCTAAGGTAGAGCCGCTTATTTCTACCACACACATTTGGAGATTAGTGTGTGTGCAGAATTCTTCATGCGGGCAGCAGTACCCTCATTCTGATTATAAATAGTGGTGGAACACAACAAGGCACAGTGGTAGTGGCTTACAGTTGGTCAGCgtcataaatggcaccctattccctatatagtacactactaccAGAGccgggtcaacagtagtgtactatatagggaatagggccctggtcaacagtagtgtactatatagggaataggaccctggtcaacagtagtgtactatatatggaatatggccccggtcaacagtagtgcactatttataaTCAGAATGAGGACATtgatctctcctctacctcttcctctcctctcctctcctctcctctcctctcctctcctctcctctcctctcctctcctctcttctcctctcctctcctctcctctcctctcctctcctctctcctcttcttctcctcccctcccctcccctcctctctccttctctcctctcctctcctctcctctccttctcctctcccaggGTACGGCCATGCTGCACCCAGCACGGACTCAGGGAAGGTGTTCTGCATGTTCTACGCCCTCCTGGGGATCCCCCTGACCCTTGTCATGTTCCAGAGCATGGGAGAACGCATCAACACACTGGTCCGCTTCCTTTTCCATCGGGTCAAGCAGTGTCTGGGCCTGCACCACACCGAGGTGTCCATGGCCAACATGGTGACCGTCGGCTTCTTCTCCTGCATGTCAACGCTGTGTGTCGGGGCGGCAGCCTTCTCCCACTACGAGGGCTGGAGCTTCTTCCAcgcctactactactgcttcatCACCCTGACCACCATCGGCTTCGGGGACTACGTGGCGCTGCAGAAGGACCACGCCTTGCAGAACGACCCGCGCTACGTGGCCTTCTGCTTCGTATACATCTTGACGGGACTCACCGTGATCGGCGCCTTCCTCAACCTGGTTGTGTTGAGGTTCCTGATGATGAACACAGAGGACGAACGGCGCGACGCCGAGCAGAAAGCCCTCCTCTCCACGAGGGGTGAGAAGAACGCCGACGGCGGTCTGTCTGCTGTTTCTGTCTCggcctccacttcctcctccactcccctagCCACTACTACCGGCGGCACCAAGCGAGGCCCGAAGGATGTGTACAACGAGGTGCTGGGCTTCCAGACAGTGTGTTCGTGTCTGTGGTACCGCAGCAGGGAGAATCTGCAGGGCCAGGGATCCATCCCAATGATTATAAACCGGGACCTGGGCTTCTCTGACCAATACGTAGAGAACTGTACCATGCTCTCCCCTCAATGGGACATGATGTCCTCTCACTACTGTGAGCCAGGTGATACAGGGTGTGTATGCAGCCCTAACCAGTGCATCAGTTCCATAGCCTCTGGCTTAAACTTCCTCACCCCATTCAGGGCCTTCGCCAAGAGACGCAGCTCGGTCTAGATCAGACCAATTTCAAATCTGGGACATCAAAACCAGTTCCACTGCCGATTTGAattcttcccctctaatcagggaatcatttagacctgggacaccaggtgggtgattcccctctaatcagggaatcatttagacctgggacaccaggtgggtgattcccctctaatcagggaatcatttagacctgggacaccaggtggtcgattcccctctaatcagggaatcatttagacctgggacaccaggtgggtgattcccctctaatcagggaatcatttagacctgggacaccaggtgggtgattcccctctaatcagggaatcatttagacctgggacaccaggtgggtgattcccctctaatcagggaatCATTTAGACcttggacaccaggtgggtgattcccctctaatcagggaataatttagacctgggacaccaggtgggtgattcccctctaatcagggaatcatttagacctgggacaccaggtgggtgattcccctctaatcagggaatcatttagacctgggacaccaggtgggtgattcccctctaatcagggaatcatttagacctgggacaccaggtgggtgattcccctctaatcagggaatcatttagacctgggacaccaggtgggtgattcccctctaatcagggaatcatttagacctgggacaccaggtgggtgaaaataatgatcaggtagaacagaaaacaagCGGTACTCTGGACCACCAGGCTGGGATTTGAAGATCACTGGTCAAGACTCAGTGATCAGGTCAGATTCCTTTAAGCAACAAACAGAGGAAATCAGCCTGAAACTGGGATAGACTACCTGAAACTGGGATAGACCACCTGAACTGGGATAGACTACCTGAACTGGGATAGACCACCTGGACTGGGATAGACCACCTGAACTGGGATAGACCACCTGAACTGGGATAGACCACCTGAAACTGGGATAGACCACCTGAAACTGGGATAGACAACCTGCAACTGGGATAGACAACCTGAAACTGGGATAGACCACCTGAAACTGGGATAGACTATCTGAAACTGGGATAGACTACCTGAAACTGGGATAGACTACCTGAAACTGGGATAGACTACCTGAAACTGGGATAGACTACCTGAAACTGGGATAGACTACCTGAAACTGGGATAGACCACCTGAAACTGGGATAGACCACCTGAAACTGGGATAGACTACCTGAAACTGGCATAGACCACCTGAAACTGGGATAGACCACCTGAAACTGGGATAGACCACCTGAAACTGGGATAGACCACCTGAAACTGGGATAGACCACCTGAAACTGGGATAGACTACT contains:
- the kcnk3b gene encoding potassium channel subfamily K member 3 encodes the protein MKKQNVRTLVLIMSIFTYLLVGAAVFDTLESKQERSQKRKLDERKWELIQKYNLTKVNFDELEVVMLQLKPHKAGVQWKFAGSFYFAITVITTIGYGHAAPSTDSGKVFCMFYALLGIPLTLVMFQSMGERINTLVRFLFHRVKQCLGLHHTEVSMANMVTVGFFSCMSTLCVGAAAFSHYEGWSFFHAYYYCFITLTTIGFGDYVALQKDHALQNDPRYVAFCFVYILTGLTVIGAFLNLVVLRFLMMNTEDERRDAEQKALLSTRGEKNADGGLSAVSVSASTSSSTPLATTTGGTKRGPKDVYNEVLGFQTVCSCLWYRSRENLQGQGSIPMIINRDLGFSDQYVENCTMLSPQWDMMSSHYCEPGDTGCVCSPNQCISSIASGLNFLTPFRAFAKRRSSV